One window of the Desulfitibacter alkalitolerans DSM 16504 genome contains the following:
- a CDS encoding molybdopterin-dependent oxidoreductase, with the protein MAAIKDGYRVTRHVCPRNCYDACGILAYMKNGRLVKVSGDPLHGYTRGKLCSKGYNYLNMVYNPDRIKYPLRQAVRGSGIWQKISWDEALEIICEKILDLKDRYGTTLPVCLNKYSGNFGLLHYAAEGMFNSLGPTTQSLGSPCWSAGLDAQFFDFGNNYNSDPEEIEQAGLIILWGVNPAWTAVHSLPYIFKAQEKGARVVVIDPIYTQTARKADWYIQINPGSDGALALALAKIIWESGCADWNFLNNHTSGWHQFQEYLKDLNLDEAAAECGQELSVIRDLAQEITTRKPCFIWIGYGLQRHVWGGQNVRAINALGAITGSIGMPGGGVQYTNLKTWDLFNYNFLKTRHSNRYININLFAHNLKTLDNPPVKMLWVSCRNLLKQDADINSLLQQLKGIELIVTVDKFLTDTALHSDLVLPTTTFFEALDVVPSYWHHWLSINEKAIDPYYESKSDLEIAQMVTKALNKYQVGSCDFPQYPSEEAYLDREFTDSIYKTLDINHWTDLKEGPARVKGTPTAWADKKFQTPSGKYEFYSNRALAHGLPAMPVKRSGLAPNKDYPYWLLTPHHLQGLNSQFQFTNKQGKLQLEPVVYINHKTAASKGIKKGSMVEIFNDYGSIILKAYLTDDTSPDTLVCYQGLGKTASSNPNTLVKSILTDMGACRTGSEGMAFYDVFVDFKVWREA; encoded by the coding sequence ATGGCTGCTATAAAAGATGGATATAGAGTAACCCGTCATGTATGTCCCCGAAATTGCTATGATGCATGTGGAATACTGGCTTATATGAAAAATGGCAGATTAGTAAAAGTTAGCGGTGATCCACTGCACGGTTATACCAGGGGCAAATTATGTTCAAAAGGTTATAATTATCTTAACATGGTATATAATCCGGATCGAATTAAGTATCCCCTGAGGCAGGCTGTTCGAGGATCTGGTATCTGGCAAAAAATTTCCTGGGACGAAGCACTGGAAATTATCTGTGAAAAAATACTGGACCTAAAAGACCGGTATGGTACTACATTACCAGTTTGCCTGAACAAGTATTCAGGGAATTTTGGCCTTTTACACTATGCTGCTGAAGGAATGTTTAACTCCCTGGGGCCTACAACCCAATCCCTGGGGTCACCCTGTTGGTCAGCAGGCCTGGATGCCCAGTTTTTTGATTTTGGAAACAACTACAACTCTGATCCAGAGGAGATTGAACAAGCCGGATTAATTATCCTGTGGGGAGTAAATCCTGCCTGGACAGCCGTTCACTCCCTTCCGTACATTTTCAAGGCCCAGGAAAAGGGAGCCAGGGTAGTTGTAATCGACCCCATTTATACCCAGACTGCCAGAAAAGCCGACTGGTATATACAAATTAATCCAGGTTCGGATGGCGCTCTGGCCCTGGCACTAGCTAAAATAATCTGGGAAAGTGGCTGTGCAGATTGGAACTTTCTAAATAACCATACCTCTGGATGGCACCAGTTCCAGGAATATCTTAAAGATTTGAATTTAGATGAGGCTGCAGCAGAGTGTGGGCAGGAGCTTTCAGTAATCAGGGACCTAGCCCAGGAGATAACAACTAGAAAGCCCTGTTTTATCTGGATTGGATATGGGCTACAAAGACATGTATGGGGAGGACAAAATGTAAGGGCAATCAATGCCCTGGGAGCAATAACTGGAAGTATCGGAATGCCCGGTGGAGGTGTTCAGTATACTAATTTAAAGACATGGGACTTATTTAATTATAACTTTTTAAAAACAAGGCACAGCAACAGGTATATTAATATTAATCTCTTTGCTCACAATCTGAAAACCCTTGACAATCCTCCAGTTAAAATGCTCTGGGTCTCCTGTCGTAACCTCTTAAAACAGGATGCTGACATTAATAGTTTGTTGCAGCAGTTAAAGGGAATAGAACTGATAGTTACAGTTGACAAGTTTTTAACAGACACTGCCCTTCATTCCGACTTGGTTTTGCCTACCACAACTTTCTTTGAAGCCCTGGATGTGGTGCCCAGCTACTGGCATCACTGGTTAAGCATAAATGAAAAAGCAATAGATCCTTATTATGAATCAAAAAGTGACCTGGAAATTGCCCAAATGGTTACTAAAGCTTTAAATAAGTATCAGGTCGGGAGCTGTGATTTTCCCCAGTACCCTTCAGAAGAAGCCTACCTGGACAGAGAATTTACTGACAGCATTTACAAGACCCTGGATATTAACCATTGGACAGATCTAAAAGAGGGGCCAGCTAGAGTAAAGGGGACACCAACAGCCTGGGCAGACAAGAAATTTCAAACTCCCTCTGGCAAATATGAGTTTTATTCCAATAGGGCTTTAGCCCATGGATTGCCAGCCATGCCGGTCAAAAGGAGTGGGCTGGCTCCAAATAAAGATTATCCATACTGGCTTTTAACTCCCCATCACCTGCAGGGTTTAAACTCCCAGTTCCAATTTACAAATAAACAGGGAAAACTTCAATTGGAGCCTGTGGTATATATTAACCATAAAACTGCAGCAAGTAAGGGTATAAAGAAAGGCAGTATGGTTGAGATTTTTAATGACTATGGCTCAATTATATTAAAGGCATATCTAACTGACGATACCTCCCCTGACACCCTGGTTTGCTATCAAGGATTGGGGAAAACCGCCAGCAGCAACCCTAATACTCTAGTCAAGAGTATTCTGACTGATATGGGAGCCTGTAGAACCGGGAGTGAGGGGATGGCTTTTTATGATGTATTCGTAGACTTTAAAGTTTGGAGGGAAGCTTAA